The following nucleotide sequence is from bacterium.
CTGCTGGGCATCACCTTGAAACATACTCTTAAACATAGCTATTAACTTAAAATTATTGCTAAAAAACCAGAAATAATAATTAAAACAGAAACAAAAAGATAAATTCTTCTTGCCTTTAAGGTGGCGTCTCCCACAAAACCAAATTGGTGCAAGGCTCTCATAGCAAAAAAACTGGCTATACTCCATAGCACTACAACTAATAGATAAAACAATAAAAGCAGCCAAATCATAGTTTACCTTTTTCTTTCTCTTTTAAACTATAAGCACATCCACAGTAAGTTGGCAAATAAAAACCTCTTTTCTTGGCTTTGTGCAATGCTTCCCAATAAATTTTTCTTAAATCTCGAAAATAAAAAGGGATATGAAAATGCTCACCCAGCTCTATACCTATACGCCAAATAACAGATTGCTGTTGGTAAGGAGAGATTAAAAGGGTGGTGGTGAAAAAATCAGCCTTTATCTTTTGCGCATACTTAGCTGTAGTTTCTAAACGCAAACGATAACACACGGGACAGCGCTTTGTGGAATTATCTTCAATTTTACAGTAGTGCTTTTTCTCATAATCATAAATAGCAGAAAAATACTCCTGCATATTATAATCCGGTATCTCTAATTTGATATTTTCTTTTTGACAAAGTCGCCTCACATCTTTAAGACGCTTTTGGTACTCTTTTTCACCATGAATATTGGGATTATAGAAAAAACCAATAATGCTAAACCCCTGCTCCTTTAAAAAAGGCAAAATCCCCACAGCACAAGGAGCACAACAGATATGAACAAGAATAACCTTATCTTTTAAATCTTTCTGGTTCATAAGTGTTTAAATAAGGAACTATTTTGCAAATGTCTCAAACCCCTTTCCGTAACTACCCTTCCTTTGGGTGTCCGATTCAAAAATCCAATCTGAATTAAATAGGGTTCATACACTTCCTCTAAAGTAGCTCTTTCTTCCCCTACTGCAGAAGCTAAAGCATTAATCCCTACTGGCCCTCCAGCAAACTTATTAGAAATTACTTCCAAAATTTTTCTGTCAAGCTCATCTAAACCAAAATCATCGATTTCAAGAGCATCAAGAGCTTTCTGAGCTAAAACATTATCAATTGCCTTTTTGTTTTCCACTTGGGCAAAATCTCTTATTCTCTTTAATAAACGGTTAGCAATACGAGGAGTGCGCCGGGAACGCTGGGCAATAATTTTTACAGCCTTGTCTTTTATACCTATTTTTAAAATCTTGGCAGAGCGCTTAATAATTGTTTCAATATCTTTTGGTTCATAAAATCCTAAACGATAAACAATGCCAAATCTATCCCGTAAAGGCGAAGAAAGACTGGCATATTGGGTAGTGGCACCAATTAAAGTAAAGGGGTTAAGATCTAAACGCATTACCTGAGCAGAAGGACCTTTGCCTAAAACAAGATCAATTTTTCCTTCTTCTAAGGCAGGGTAAAGAACCTCTTCAATCTGGCGGCGTAAACGATGGATTTCATCAATAAAAAGAATTTCCCCTTCTTCTAAACTGGAAAGAACAGCAGCCAAATCCCCTACCCTCTCAAGCGCTGGCCCTGAGGTAATTTTAATAGGAACATTTAATTCTTTGGCAATAATATGAGCTAAAGTAGTTTTACCAATGCCCGGTGGCCCGTGCAAAAGCAAGTGTTCCAAAGGCTCTCCCCTTTGTTGCGCCGCCTGTAGAAAAACAGCCAGACTATGTTTAATTTTAGGCTGACCTATAAATTCATCGAGAGTTTTAGGACGCAGGGTCCTGTCAATTTGAGTTTCTTTATCTTTGAATATATCTTCAGGCATTTTTCCCTTTTTCTTTTAAAATACGACGCACTTTCTCAGCAAGAGTTTTTTCTTTGCCGCTTAAGTACTGTAAACTCTTTTGAGCTTCTTGCCGGGAAAAACCTAAACTTTCTAAAGCCTCAAGCAGATCCTCTTCGCCAGACTGCTTAAACATTTCCGAGGCAGAAAGTTCAGCTAAAACCTTGCGAGCAGTTTTTTTACCAATACCCGGGGCTACCTCTAACTTAGCCAGATTTCCCTCTTGGATAAAAGCTAAAACTTCTTCCGGCCGGTAAAGGGAAAGAAGCGCCAAAGCCCCCTTGGGACCCAAGCCGGAAATTTTAATCAGCTTGCCAAAAAGTTCTCTTTCCTTAAAAGTAGCAAATCCATATAAAGACTCACTCTTTTCTGTCTGGTAGTGATAAATAAAGAGACGAGCTATCTTTTGGGAGATTAATCTGGGAGGAACATTAACCAAATATCCTAACCCACTTTTGGTAACCAAAACAATAAAATTTGCTCCCCTAATTTTAACCTCTCCCTCCAGATAAGCGATCATAGCTTAATAATAAGCGCTAAAAACTTCTTTATCAACCAAACTCCATTTGCTAAAAGAAAAAATGTTATATAATAGAAAGGAGCATGGAAAGAGAAAGTTCTTTTGCGCCAAACCAACCAGAGCCAGAGAAAAAAGGAATGCAGACAACTACAGCCTTAGAAGTAAGAACCTACGATTCGCAGTGGTGGGAGGAATTCCAAAAGATCGGCCTTTTTGAAGCCTATGAGTTTTTGGAAGGAAACAAGGAATACAGGAATCAACAAAAAGAAGCCTTTTTGCAAGACAAAATTGAAAACCCTACTTTTGACTACCCCCACCTCAGTGCAGAAGATTTGCAAAGACGCGAAAATGAGCTTTTGGAATTAAAAAAGAAGATTATTGAGCAAGAAAGTAATCCGGTGGTCAAACAGGCCTATCGCTGGAAAATCAACGAAAAAATCGCCACCCTAAGAATGCTCCAAGCCACTTTAGCAGGTGATATGCGGCGATTCAGACGTTGGTCAGAATTTATCTATGGCAAACCCTCTTCTGAAATTTTTGCCTTTACTATTGGAGAAACACGTCAAGAGGCGCAAAAGATTCTTGAAGACCCAGAAGCATCTGAAACCTTAAAAGAAGCCGCAGAAAACTTAACCCGCCTCCTGCCGCAAGTAAACAATATCTCCCTCTCTTTACCAGAAGAGGAAACAGTAACTCAGGCTCGAGAGGCTTCAAAAAAACTTCTACAAAAGCTTATACCTGAACTACCTGAATTAGATAAATTTGATGCCCCTCTTATCCGAGAAGCCTTTACCCAAGCCCTGCAGCGCCTCCAAGCAGAAGGATGGAAAGTGGTTATTGACGAAGAAAGCAGCAAAACAGGTATTGCTGTTAGTCAAGAATCACAGGAGGTACGTATACCTGCAACACGCAAAACCTCCAAAGAAAAACTGGTAGCCCTGATTCTCCACGAAATAGGCACCCATGTGCAACGCCGGCTTAAAGGAGAACGAAGCCGTCTGCTGCTATTAGGAGCTGGACTTGATCGTTATGAAAAAGCAGAGGAAGGTATCGCTACTATGAGAGAACAAATTACCAAAGAGAAAATAGAAAAATACGCCGGCTTAGAAGGTCACTTGGCTATATCTCTGGCTATGGGTTTAGATGGACAACCTCGCGATTTCCGAAAAGTCTTTCAAATTCTGGAGGCTTTGTTTTATATGCGCAACTTAAAGAGGGGAAAAACACCAGAAGAAGCCCGCAAAAAGGCTCAAAGTTCTGCTTGGACAAGATGTGTAAGAACTTTTCGCGGAACAGATTGTAAAACCCGCGGCGCCTGCTTTACCAAAGACATTATTTACCGGGAAGGCAATATTAGTATTTGGAAATTAGTGAGAGAGCATCCAGAGGCAATGGTAAAATTTGATATCGGCAAATATGACCCTACCAACTGGCGCCATCTTTACATTCTGATGGTATTGGGCATTACCGATGAAGACCTAGAAAGAGAATCGCAACAGCCCCAATAATGCCATCTCTTAAATTTGACGTTTTTTATCGTAAAGACGAAAGCAAAAAAAGTAAATTTTATAGCTCCACTTTAGCTCTCAGAATTTTTACTAATTGACGCGCCCACGGATTAAGACACTTCAAACTCTTATCTAAAACTGAATTCTTAGTAATTATGCGGCACAAAGTGAACCCAGGCTTCAGATAAGTACCTTTAGCAGGAACCCCATCAGTAATAATAATCTCGTCCTTAGCAAGCTTAGAAAAATTATGATCAGCGCGGCGATAAATTAACTTACGACCGTTAAAAAAATAGACTCCAGCTTTGAGACCTTTAGTCACATAAGCAGGCTTACGACCTAAATAATGCAGTACTAAATGAGCGCCTCGTCGAGGACGCAAATATTGAGTCTGTATTCTTTTTTGATTCACTGAATAAGAAGCTTTTAAGAACCCCATCAAATGCCAAGCTAAAAGAGGAATCTGCTTATGGGCTAACTGAATCCAGAGCTGAACAGGCAAAGTGCCGGTAAGCCGAGGATTAAGCTCAATAAGGTATACCTTTCCATCAGGAGCCCAAATACAATCTAAGCTAAAAAGCCCCTTAAAACCTTCTCGCCGCAAAACCTCCCCTATCTTTTCCACATACTCAAAACAAATCTTCTGTATCTCTTCCGGAATAAGAGAAGAATTAAAGTCGTGACCACAAAAACGGCCAAAAGTGTTCTTCCCCACCAACTCTTCCTGATCAACAACTTGAATTTGGGGTGGAAGATAAAAAACATCTTTTTTAAGAACACATCCCTCTATAGAAAGAGGCACCCCTTCCTTTTTTTCGCTAACAAGCAAGGGCCATTTTTCTTCTTTTGCTAATATTTTTACAAGCTCCTCCTTGTTTTTTACCATTCTGCTTCCCCTTCCTCCCATCCCAGACAACTCTTGAACCACAACAGGAAAGGTTAACTTTCCTTTTTTTCTATTCCAATCTGCTGGCGAAGAAAGAAGTTTAGAACTAGGAGCAGGCAGATTTAATTTGGAAGCTACTTTTCGCAAAAAAACCTTATTATCTAGTCTTTCGAACAGCTGAGGAGAAACAGCTAAAACCTTAGCTCCAAATTCTGTGGCAACCTTTTTTATTTTTTCACTAGGAGCATAAACCATCCAAGCAGTAGGGGAATGTAATGACTCTAAAAAACTTTTAAATTCTTTAGAGGCAACAACTGTTTTAGAATTCCATTGCATTTTCTCAATCTTGCTCTTTTTGCTTGTATTAGCAGCTACAGAAAAAATATTCAGTCCCTCTTTTCCAAGAAGCAAATCTTCAGTATTTTTTCTTAAAGCCGCTACCAAATACTTATTAAGAAATTTTTCAGGACCGGCGCGACGCACAGCATTAACACTCAGACCAATAATACGCC
It contains:
- the ruvA gene encoding Holliday junction branch migration protein RuvA, which translates into the protein MIAYLEGEVKIRGANFIVLVTKSGLGYLVNVPPRLISQKIARLFIYHYQTEKSESLYGFATFKERELFGKLIKISGLGPKGALALLSLYRPEEVLAFIQEGNLAKLEVAPGIGKKTARKVLAELSASEMFKQSGEEDLLEALESLGFSRQEAQKSLQYLSGKEKTLAEKVRRILKEKGKNA
- a CDS encoding DUF1704 domain-containing protein, which produces MERESSFAPNQPEPEKKGMQTTTALEVRTYDSQWWEEFQKIGLFEAYEFLEGNKEYRNQQKEAFLQDKIENPTFDYPHLSAEDLQRRENELLELKKKIIEQESNPVVKQAYRWKINEKIATLRMLQATLAGDMRRFRRWSEFIYGKPSSEIFAFTIGETRQEAQKILEDPEASETLKEAAENLTRLLPQVNNISLSLPEEETVTQAREASKKLLQKLIPELPELDKFDAPLIREAFTQALQRLQAEGWKVVIDEESSKTGIAVSQESQEVRIPATRKTSKEKLVALILHEIGTHVQRRLKGERSRLLLLGAGLDRYEKAEEGIATMREQITKEKIEKYAGLEGHLAISLAMGLDGQPRDFRKVFQILEALFYMRNLKRGKTPEEARKKAQSSAWTRCVRTFRGTDCKTRGACFTKDIIYREGNISIWKLVREHPEAMVKFDIGKYDPTNWRHLYILMVLGITDEDLERESQQPQ
- the ruvB gene encoding Holliday junction branch migration DNA helicase RuvB, producing the protein MPEDIFKDKETQIDRTLRPKTLDEFIGQPKIKHSLAVFLQAAQQRGEPLEHLLLHGPPGIGKTTLAHIIAKELNVPIKITSGPALERVGDLAAVLSSLEEGEILFIDEIHRLRRQIEEVLYPALEEGKIDLVLGKGPSAQVMRLDLNPFTLIGATTQYASLSSPLRDRFGIVYRLGFYEPKDIETIIKRSAKILKIGIKDKAVKIIAQRSRRTPRIANRLLKRIRDFAQVENKKAIDNVLAQKALDALEIDDFGLDELDRKILEVISNKFAGGPVGINALASAVGEERATLEEVYEPYLIQIGFLNRTPKGRVVTERGLRHLQNSSLFKHL
- a CDS encoding epoxyqueuosine reductase QueH, with amino-acid sequence MNQKDLKDKVILVHICCAPCAVGILPFLKEQGFSIIGFFYNPNIHGEKEYQKRLKDVRRLCQKENIKLEIPDYNMQEYFSAIYDYEKKHYCKIEDNSTKRCPVCYRLRLETTAKYAQKIKADFFTTTLLISPYQQQSVIWRIGIELGEHFHIPFYFRDLRKIYWEALHKAKKRGFYLPTYCGCAYSLKEKEKGKL